Sequence from the Cydia strobilella chromosome 14, ilCydStro3.1, whole genome shotgun sequence genome:
TACTCGCATTGTTAAGCGCGGCTCACATttatttgtctgacgtgtcgtatTGTGTCGTGACGTATGtcgccccctccacactcgtgcgtgaatcgcggcgcgaagccgcgaacgcgagtgtggagtcgatttcgcggATCTGCGAAATCAACTCAATTCGTCAACCTTACACGCAgcctattttttatgaaatctaATTCCAGAAAATAACATGGTAACAAAGTAGgaaaatttacttatttttaaaatgtttaagttATTTGCGCGCGAAAAGTTGCCGTGTGTTTGTACGTTCTAGTGCTTAAAAGGGTTAATTCCTGTTCCAAATAAGGGCCTAAATTGTATTTTTCCGGATAGTTATCTTTCcatacatatttttagttggtgtgttataatttcataaaccctgtattaatattttaagacTTAAATTTTAGGttcatataaaacaattaattgattgcatttaatttcataaaaacaAAGACACTTGAATGAAAacagatttaaataaatttatgataAGAAGGAAAGCTGGTATTATTGTTGTCCTTTTCTTTTAGACCATTTTCAGATGGGGTAcccaaagaagccgggcaaaaataaaagcttggtaaaagatatcgtattcacaacacgttattactttttgtctatgagtgagtgagacaacaatccgcaagttctttcgtttttttcagtattgtcataagataaactgagggaaatgtcaaatggtcctatgtggttctataatataatccagccaaataaaatataagttcgttatttcacaggtaggtgtcaactgtaacaacttgacatagtcgtattattttagttgaaatatttcgggatgtttcagcggtcatcttggtttattttaattatatttttgctattcctgaaagattgttggaaaacgtgctgagtttttatttgtaatggtttgaagttccctttgtgataatgtcttgtgtgatcgagggctgtaaatcgcatacaggaagaaaagaaaatacgcatgaaccgataacctttaatcggtgagttttgttcaattttgaagaaatttatttataggacctgaccctaaacatagaaatcgatatgttgtttatgtaattattacttgcattcaagtctatatagatttttgcatatattttcgaacttttctgctaagtatgaaaggttatatttttggcatagtgatgtatcgacctcagatcaataacctatcgacatttacagctttcttatagtttggcccaggactgtctcattttaattgatgagtacagtcaagggcataaatatatatacattcccaaagtctcaaaaatatgtgtacgcttagacaataaaatcgtgttcacatatttttaatccatttgtctggatcgatatttttgccttcgactgtacctatagttttctttgttcttacttactgacagattgtgtttgccagactatagtttaatactaaaaaccggtcaagtgcgggtcggacgcgcgcaccaaggggaccgtactttttagtatttgttgttatagcggcagcagaaatacatcatctgtgaaaatttcaactgtctagctatcacggttcatgagatacagcctggtgacagacagacggacagcgaagtattagtaatagggtcccgtttttaccctttgggtacggaaccctaataaaaaagacattaatgatcattgatgaatgttccttttattaatattgttggtcacaaaactcaactttttatttcagatttccaaaggacgaggaataggggatattactgcaatgttctgccaccagagtgcagcactagcttttttagtgcaccatagagtaacttgtttatactgtacctttaacaggtttttgacaagttttcaggggacctaccggaaaactcgaatccgaaatttcgttatctagctgcctctttatcgctcgaatacgcaagagtgacagagatgttagataacgaaagttcgattttcttgtttcgcgatagaccctcagattgtgatagtggcgccacctacaccgagtttcgcgtaatatttcctattattaaataaaaaaaatatattacacgaacgttttttttttttcatttcctatttggtacagtcagctgcagagaaaaggtaccccacgtccatactaatttacagaactttgtatgcaggggggggtgccttttctctgcagctgactgtacatgactagaaactatacttagtcttttagcattagaaaaaacggtaaaccatttccatgtgtctttttattgacaagtttttttataaatatagcaatattttacttatgaaagcaaaagtatgtaaattatcgtatattatatttgttgtgacttatttttaaagtgtttttcgataaaacgacacgttaagatcgctcgccttctttctaatgataaaaaaacgagaggtatagttagacggttctgagtggtagactgcagatgagataaaagctatattaggtacatgcattaatcctcatatcaggcggctctttgattccaaggattgcataatttttatactttttaatgatttttagaatatgaaaattataaaaagtataaaagttatgcaatccttgtattcaacgagccgcctgctacagatttcttgaaattgccgcgtttattcaggttcaactttcattagccagactattatcaatttgccaatttcgtgattattcttttacacggcacataaacttatgcaaaatttatcgatataaaaagtcgactcagttacatccctaacaaattatcaaacttatgacaccgtacgtaaatgagaaataacaagcatatatgcatctcttttcgacacattatctaattcgtaaggaagtaaagtacgggtatacatatttgcgaagcatttttgccctacttctatgctttagtcattattctgagggggTACCTATAGTgtcttcttttcttttcttgatggacttgagggcggtgttgcccgtagccaatgtcacgtaaaagggtaggaacaaaataaatgctcttagagcacgacgctgttcggtcagttcggtggttgttgtagttgtctcgtaaaaccgatagctggattttacgagaagcacgtggactaccggctgTTGACTctaaaatggtggttaaacacgctttgagattaattctccattcactgcacactaccacattagattattatataataaagctatcgatattacactttaaacaatattaatgagcaaaaaacaaaggaattaatcacgaggctactatcaagatgacGTTCGAACCGGAAATCCTACCTAGTGTCTACCACAAACTACTGTATCTGCAGACGGCCGCACTGGcgcgcgaccttggtgcggtgcggtgcggcgcacgtaaaCGTATCGATCGTCTAAGGTGGTCGCCGTACgtgcgttaaggacgcagctataagttagagcgagaaagagatattttacCAAGCACCAAGGTCGCTGtccggtgcggtagtctgttacggcttttagAAAAATCAAAAgccagccattctcaaagtgtgctctgttggggctccgcgagaaaacttgtaataataagaaaaaaacagctcttctataggtatatctggtcCACAGTGACAAACGTACATTTTTAATTtcgggctccgtcaaatatttcgctttccataAGGGCTCCGTCTTCGTCACccaaaaagtttgagaaccgctggtcTAAGCTATAGTTTAGCAAGCCATTTCCTCCAGTAGAAAAAGGCTgcaaatttaaacaatgtaggcGAGGAAGAATTTACCGCCTTATTCTAATAACAAagtgggtttgccagagtataattATGCACCGACTTGAACAAAGTGAGAAAGTGTCATATTTCTTTGACATTTACATTAATGATAACACTgctatcatggagactatataaaggagccaaatctctatgtatgaaaagtgtccatcaaaaaacagtaattaggcggcgccactatacaccgaaatactaccaaaaccaactacgtaatttggtcgggttatttgttgccttatatggttcatgttgtacgcatgtcccagagcctaactagcgccactggagagattaggaactattatttaaagctgaaagcggtcacataagagattggcatcctttacTCCATCCATCCATAACTGCTATAGCACTTTGTCTTTGAAGAATTATTAGCTTGGACTCTACAGCCTTGAAATCTAAggaagggcctaccgcgaaacagaaatttcgttatctgcctctctatcactcgaatccgcaagagtgatagagaggcagataacgtaaTTTAGATTTTCGAGCTTAGTGGTTAGGCCCTCTAGTTCGCCCTTGGAACGCCACGTCTATTGTACATAACGCGccatcgtaaaccttattgtaaTGCACGAaggttattatttaactgtagGTAACCGAGTGCGTCAGTAGCGGTCTCTGGCAGGTTAAAAGTGAAAGGGTTATCCATTTTTAGCCATTGAACGATTtaattacatacttatacaggatggctaaaataGAAGTGCAATCCcgcaaaaaaaatatggtgattttggggttggtcccatagtaaaagttgctcagtataatcccaaaaccaccctggcaacaggaatgcacttattttttattaatttataatttcaacCTTAGCAGTTCgaattaaggttcaaattactTTGCACACAAAACGCGTCTTTTTATGAAATTAATCGCCAAAACGTGGccgtttagattttttttttgttaaacatCGTCAATTATACATATGGCTGAAAAGGGGTTACATTTAGCAGCAAATGTTGCTAACTTAGCAATGCCACGTGAGCAAGTTTTTAAAAATGATGCacaattcaataataaaatcgTATTTCCAGCAGTTTGAACAATAATGCTTATGCTTAGCTACCTCTACCAGACTTGGCTcattccgcgatttcgtcgcgtcactacatgcggcccacaccaattttggtgtctaaccATAATAGTTGCCGCCGCTACGGAACGgccgcctgctcgcgcttgcgccaccttgcggtcatatccgtcgtaatagacgcgtcttgttagagtgaaccttctgtacggtctgtacctagtactattatttattctgtgcctctACTGCTGTAGGATAACCCTTTGAACGACACGCCTCTCGTGTGGACAGGAGCCGCGCGCgtattgacgtctttggcggtcaaaggattAATAAAAATGTGCGCTAGTGGCGCTACACGACTCAACAAGAAATAAAACCAACAAATagatttttatctttttattaaCACCCAATGCTATCCCACTGGTCCACAAACCAATGCAACACCACTGAACGTACAATAGGGATGTCTTAACGGTAAGATTTCTGGTATCTGGCACGGGCGCCTGGGCCACCGAACTTCTTGGGCTCGCAGCGACGGGGGTCGGCCACCAGCAGGCTCCTGTCGTATTGGACTAGGATGTCCTTGATTTCCTTCTTGGAAGCTTCATCTACATCTGTTAACAAAAAGGTATATTAGAGCTGGTAAATTGTTAGTGAATGATGACATCCTGGGGTCAAATAATTATAGAGTGAAGAATACCACTTTGTGAACACCAACTATATTATTGGACAAGTTAGGCTCTAGTTCTATGAAGCAGttttacctatattataatagagAACTGTTTTAGTACTGCATCATAATGATACCAAAGAATAAGGAAATATACTAGAATACAGCCTTGACCAATAAATCTATACTAATatcataaatgcgaaagtctgtttgtctgtgtgatacctcttcacgattaaaccgctgaaccgatttagttgaaatttggcatagagatacgAGTCCCCCACAGCAATTTTACACGTTAAACTagtaatacattatttttgtagtaagtAACTAGGTTACCAAGTATTAATGTTCAGTATATTTTATGTCTATGgtgatacaataataaaactgTAGTGCACATTTCAAACTGGCATGGCATGGAAGGCTCATGTCGCTTGGTAAATGTCACAATTATCTCCTTTCCCTGAAATGACTGACAAGCATGGGGCGAGCCAGCTTTGGAAAGAAAGGGtgcttaaactaaattttatttgACATAAAAGATCATTTTAGTAAATTCTAAAAGGTTAAACTTTGAATGCCAGACCatcgtgtgcggcgcgtcatcgtaAACCTTGTCGGAAGTGTCCCAATGCacaaaggttgatattgggctgttgCGCATTAGTTGTCATATTTGGCATCGATGTACATACTTGGCGATCAAAGGGATCAGCAAATTGAATCCCCCTGATCAATCCATAAATTGATGTGGCATAATCATATGCCACATCAATTTATGGATTGGTTGATTATGAAATTTTTCATGCAATTAATTTATCacttttttcatcaatttaaaCTGGCAGGGATCACTGACATACACATAGATGATAAGACAttcttttgaaaataaatattttagttcatCTTCATTGTCCTGGGCTGGGTCTTATTAAacgtgttaaaaatattttctacaatGAGAACTTACACTTTTGGTAGAAAGCGATGAGTGCCTTGGAGATGGCTTGTCTGATGGCGTACACCTGGGCTACATGACCACCACCCTTCACCGTCACTCTGATGTCCACACCAGAGAACTTTTCCTGAAATTAATAGAATTCTTTCTTATAATTCAACTATGAGAAAATAAGTGTATGAAGTTTTAGTCTAAGAAGAATCAGATATGTATGTTTACTTCACATCCAAAGATACTCAGGTTCGGAATAAGTTTGATCATCATTATATAAGATAGTTATCCCTACTacataatattacaaatgcgaaagtagtaactgtctgtctgttacctcttcacacttaaacggctgatttagatgaaattttgtatgaagaTGTTTGAGGGTTGGGGAagacataagatagttttttatcaatcatcatcatcattccacagACTAAGTCGCGATCAGAAGTTAGTTGTTCATAATTcacattaaaatgaaatatttatcacGCATAGATggtaaaaattaacaaaacatgaaCTATGGATTAacaaccctattactaagactccgttgtctgtctgtccgtctgtcaccaggctgtatctcaagaaccgtgatagacagttgaaattttcacttgatgatgtatttctgttgccgttataacaacaaatactaaaaacagaataaaataaatatttaagtgctcccatacaacaaacgtgatttttggacgttttttgcgtaatggtacggaactcttcgtgcgcgagtccgactcgcacttggccggtttttttcatatctgaataaatttaatactCCAAACTAATTTAAAAAGGTTGTTTACACCATCTGATAGGTATTAAAGGTATAATTTACTTGACACTTACTGACTACAGGCCAAGCCGGGTAAAATTAAACTTTCTGTCAATGTTTATTTGATATTGCACACTGTTACAGATGCATACTGTTAGTAAGGCATTCATCATATATCCAGGTGCAGCGGCAGTGTGATAAGTGTGTAATATAATTACTTAATAAGGGAGCACACAAAGACATCACAAATAGTATTAGGTAGGTAACTACAGTAAAAACTAATCCAAGCCCAGTAAAGAAAAAGACAGAAGGGTACTGACCAGTGTAAGAAAACGTAAACTACAGTGTATGCATGCAGAGAATACACATGGTGTTAGATGCCACTACACTACAGTAGAGCCTCGCTAATCTGGATGGTCTTGACGCAGGCAGGCCATTGATAGTCACAAAATTATGAAATCTAAGTGCCTTTGAACCCAGTTTTTTGCCTGTCCGGATTAGCGAGGTCCTGAGGtgaaataattcaattcaattcaatacatttatttcatgtaacaaagacacattttattagtaacacttacaagactaaggggttagtaggtaggtacagctagacttaaatttaaaacaaaataacacttacgggagaatgcaatccctcgcagtgtgacaagtagggacagtcaaccctgtccgctatcaatcgcagaatgctgttgggactgccgcgcacccggcgcaccagggatgccgcgcgtgcacgcatggtagtgtagaaacagtccacgcgcgccgccgcgaacatccccgatgcgctacagaaacgaggcagccccatcaacacccgaAACGCATTGTTGTACTGGACCCTAAGAGCCCCATATGCCCGTTGCGAATACTGAGCCCACAGATTGCAGGTGTAGAGGGAAGTGCAAAACGCCCTGAACAATGTAACTTTCACCTCTTTGGAGCACCTTGCAGATCTGCGAGCGATCATATTCGCCCGGACCGACAGGGCCCTTCGTTCCCTTTCTATGTCCCTGTCATCTTTGAGGTCGGTCGCGATCACATGGCCTAAGTACTTAAAATGGTCCACTCTATCTATAGGGGTACCATTGAGGCAAACCCCAGGGACTTCCGTTGTGTTCTTGCGACCGCACTCAAACACCATGAGCTGGCTTTTGGCCACATTATATTTAAGGCCATGCTCAGTAACATACGCTTCGCAAATTTTCAAGAGTTTGCGTATTCCACACACTGACGCGCTCAACAGAACCATGTCGTCTGCATAACTTATGTTATTAACACAGACTCCATCCACATGACAGCCGACATGGGTTCTACTGAGCGCCTCGATTAGTCCGTTGATGTACAGGTTAAAGAGCGTAGGTGAGGTCAACCCCCCCTGTCTCACCCCGCACTCCAACCTGTACTCATCGGACAACGCGTCTGCCCATCTAACACTGTTGACCTGGTTTCCATACCAATACTTAAAAATGCGAATGGTTTCCTGCGGTAAACTTGTATTTTCCAGCTTTTTCCACAGTAGGTCATAGGAAACCAGGTCAAAAGCCTTAGATAGATCGAGGAAACAGGCCACCACCGGGGTTTTACTTTTGGCATAATACCTGACAGTGTGCTTAAGACACAGGATCGCCGACTCTGTAGATAACTGTGGTCGAAAACCTAGTTGGTTATCATGCAGTTTAACATGGCTATTTAACTGGGAGTTAAGCACACTATCAAGTATTTTTGCCATGACTGTTGCCAACGAAATGGGTCTGTAATTACTCCTATCCGCCAGGTCTCCGGTCCTGTTTTTGGCAATAGGTACGACGATCGTCCGCATTAGATTATCTGGCAGATAAGAATGCCTAATACACAAGGTATAAAACATTGCCAACACTCTCGATATGTGGGGACCTGCATGTTGGAGGTGCTCAATAGAGAGACCGTCGTATCCCGGGGATTTACCTCCAGAcattgattttataattttggCAATGTCCTTAGCCGTAAGGCTAGGACCCACACTCTCTATCTCGGTCTCACTATCGAGCCCCCCCAGCTTCGTTGGGCCTAAAGCCGATTTTATAACGAAATGATCCTTAAAGAGGTTGGCAATGCTTTTAGGATCACTAACGCCCCCCACGCTAGCCGGGTGACCATTCAAAggctttaatttatttgtggCCTTCCAAAAGGAGCGGAAATTCTTCTTTGAATGATGAGAGGTAATTATGTCCATCTTTATTTGATCTTCATGATCTTGGCACCATTTCAAGCGCGATTTAAAGACCTTGCGACTGTCACGCATTTCATTAAAAAGAATACCACTTTCAGGCTTTCCAGCCATTATCCAATCATAAAACCTTTGTCTAGCCACCCGGTGAGCGGCACTAACATGTTTGTTCCAACCTACAATCCGTTTCTTAGCCCTCGGTTTCCTGTCTCCCCGACCGACAGTCGCTGCACTCTTAAGCGCACCAACGATTTCCTCATATAGCCGGTCCAAAACTTTTTTATGTCCCTGTTCCTGACAATACCTATCGGCACAGGACTCTAATTCTATTGGAAAATTTATTAAACGC
This genomic interval carries:
- the LOC134747147 gene encoding small ribosomal subunit protein uS9 is translated as MAAAQEARREPIQAVQVFGRKKTATAVAYCKRGHGVLRVNGRPLDLVEPRLLQYKLQEPILLLGKEKFSGVDIRVTVKGGGHVAQVYAIRQAISKALIAFYQKYVDEASKKEIKDILVQYDRSLLVADPRRCEPKKFGGPGARARYQKSYR